Proteins from a single region of Aureibacter tunicatorum:
- a CDS encoding tetratricopeptide repeat protein: MKKYLIVLLFGGMLFGCEDANTKKERFFLKGNVKLNEGQLKDAINYYDESLEIDPNYVDALNNRGIAFLKDQKEYKAIEDFTLIIDNNPDNKDALFNRATAFLDVKEYYRCLADIKVLISLGHHEPKVYMTEGIANTELKRYDAAISSFDKIIVKNPNDAEALTNRGTVYYYQNKYELAIKDLDQARKINPDEANIYNVLSLIYEKKQDFENALDEIDKALALQPRNAYFLNNKGFLLLSMNKPEQAEEFINESISEDPLNAWAYRNKGIYYYQIKNYEESIRLINKSLKMDKNIVDGSKYLGLAYYDNGNVAKACETWQKGNNQQLLDSLCNK; this comes from the coding sequence ATGAAAAAATATCTAATTGTACTACTATTCGGAGGAATGCTTTTTGGCTGCGAAGATGCCAATACTAAAAAAGAACGGTTCTTTTTAAAGGGAAATGTAAAACTTAACGAAGGACAGTTAAAAGACGCTATTAATTACTATGATGAGTCATTGGAAATTGATCCAAATTATGTTGACGCATTGAATAACCGTGGCATAGCTTTTTTGAAAGATCAAAAAGAATACAAAGCCATTGAAGATTTCACGTTGATTATCGATAACAATCCAGATAACAAGGATGCTTTATTTAACCGTGCGACTGCTTTTTTAGATGTCAAAGAGTATTACAGATGCTTAGCTGATATAAAGGTGCTTATAAGTTTGGGACATCATGAACCCAAAGTTTATATGACAGAGGGAATTGCTAATACAGAGTTGAAACGTTATGACGCTGCTATATCTAGTTTTGATAAAATCATCGTCAAAAACCCGAATGATGCTGAAGCTTTAACAAATCGAGGCACAGTATATTATTATCAAAATAAATACGAATTGGCAATTAAAGATCTGGACCAAGCGCGTAAAATAAATCCAGATGAAGCTAATATCTATAATGTTCTTTCTTTGATTTACGAGAAAAAGCAAGATTTCGAAAACGCTTTGGATGAAATTGACAAAGCTTTAGCATTGCAACCTCGAAATGCTTACTTTTTAAATAACAAGGGATTTCTATTATTGTCAATGAATAAGCCTGAACAAGCTGAAGAGTTTATTAATGAGAGTATTTCTGAAGATCCATTGAATGCTTGGGCTTATAGGAATAAAGGGATTTATTATTACCAAATAAAAAATTACGAAGAATCTATAAGACTGATTAATAAATCTTTAAAGATGGATAAAAATATTGTAGATGGAAGTAAATACCTTGGTTTGGCTTATTATGATAATGGAAATGTAGCCAAAGCTTGTGAAACATGGCAAAAAGGCAATAATCAACAATTGCTGGACAGTCTTTGCAATAAATAA
- a CDS encoding acyl-[acyl-carrier-protein] thioesterase, giving the protein MDEINGIWSQQYTIPYSECDWKNKFKLTSICNLFQEGAGNHASFRKFGNEHMKLANKVWVVNKFKMQISTPPAWKQDVILKTWVKNAYSALSTRDYELYSTDGKCLAKASALWVCIDSNTHRPTMIGDHESRMPKIDRSAIDEKLSKIQMPDNFIHETTLRTKYSDLDMLNHVNNVKYIEWVLDSMPEEFMLNKDVAEVQINYDAQTFLNDEVKICSANVGNEFTTLVKRVEDHKILCSMITKFKEG; this is encoded by the coding sequence ATGGATGAAATAAATGGAATTTGGTCGCAACAATATACTATCCCGTATTCGGAATGCGATTGGAAAAATAAATTTAAATTAACCTCCATTTGCAATTTGTTCCAAGAGGGAGCTGGAAATCATGCTAGTTTTAGAAAGTTCGGAAATGAACATATGAAACTAGCGAATAAGGTATGGGTTGTGAACAAATTTAAAATGCAAATTTCAACGCCACCTGCTTGGAAGCAAGATGTGATATTAAAAACCTGGGTAAAAAATGCTTATTCCGCGCTTTCCACTAGAGATTATGAATTATATAGCACGGATGGAAAGTGCCTTGCAAAGGCATCTGCTCTGTGGGTTTGCATAGATTCAAATACGCACAGGCCCACCATGATTGGTGATCATGAATCCAGAATGCCCAAAATAGATCGATCGGCCATAGATGAAAAGTTGTCAAAGATTCAAATGCCCGACAACTTCATCCACGAAACAACATTGCGCACAAAATATTCGGACTTGGATATGCTTAATCATGTGAACAATGTCAAATATATCGAATGGGTATTGGACTCTATGCCAGAAGAATTTATGTTGAATAAAGATGTAGCCGAGGTTCAAATCAATTACGATGCCCAAACTTTTCTAAATGACGAAGTGAAAATTTGCAGCGCTAATGTGGGCAATGAATTCACAACTTTAGTGAAAAGAGTAGAAGACCATAAAATTCTTTGTTCCATGATCACCAAATTCAAGGAGGGCTAA
- the metG gene encoding methionine--tRNA ligase, translated as MSEKNIKRYTITAALPYTNGPVHIGHLAGVYVPADIYARYKRSMGEDVAFVCGSDEHGVPITIRAKKDGITPQQLVDKYNAIIRDSFDQFGISFDIYSRTSSKTHHDTASEFFKYMHENGDFIEQTTEQYYDEEAKQFLADRYITGTCPKCGAEGAYGDQCEVCGSSLSATELINPKSALSGAAPVLKETKHWYLPLDQYEPWLKDWILEQHKNDWKSNVYGQCKSWLDQGLQPRAVTRDLDWGVPVPVEGADGKVLYVWFDAPIGYISATKDWATKAGKDWEPYWKSNDSKLVHFIGKDNIVFHCIIFPSMLKAHGGYILPDNVPANEFLNLEGNKISTSRNWAVWLHEYLEDLPNKQDVLRYTLCANAPETKDNDFTWKDFQQRNNSELVAIFGNFVNRSVVLTHKYYNGKVPSVNKLEPIDHEVISAIKELPAKIGKSIDLYRFREALQYMMELARIGNKYLADTEPWKLIKTDEESVETIMNLSLQISANLSILCEPFLPFTADKLRSMLNMNKANWSEAGSIELLDEGHAINKAELLFEKLDDKFVDTQIQKLEDTKKANELAQKTVEPQKEETTFDDFMKMDIRVGEILEAEKLKKSKKLLKLTVDTGIDKRTILSGIAQYFSPEDVIGKQVVVLANLAPRKMMGHESQGMILMAEDKDGSLTFVSPSDAVANGSQIS; from the coding sequence ATGTCAGAAAAGAATATTAAAAGATATACTATTACCGCGGCTTTGCCGTATACGAACGGACCTGTTCATATTGGACATTTGGCAGGTGTGTATGTTCCCGCAGATATTTATGCTCGTTACAAGCGCTCTATGGGCGAAGATGTTGCTTTTGTTTGCGGTTCTGATGAACATGGAGTCCCGATTACTATCAGAGCGAAAAAAGACGGGATAACTCCACAACAATTAGTTGACAAATACAATGCTATCATCAGAGATTCGTTCGATCAATTTGGTATTAGCTTTGATATCTATTCTCGCACATCGTCTAAGACTCACCATGACACTGCCTCTGAATTTTTCAAATACATGCATGAAAATGGTGATTTTATAGAGCAAACTACAGAGCAATATTACGACGAAGAAGCTAAGCAATTTCTAGCGGACAGATATATTACGGGCACATGTCCAAAATGTGGAGCAGAAGGTGCTTATGGGGATCAATGCGAAGTTTGCGGTAGTTCGTTAAGCGCTACAGAATTAATCAATCCAAAGTCAGCGTTAAGCGGAGCTGCTCCTGTGCTAAAAGAAACAAAGCACTGGTATTTGCCACTTGATCAATATGAGCCTTGGCTGAAGGATTGGATATTAGAGCAACATAAAAACGATTGGAAATCCAATGTGTACGGACAATGCAAATCATGGTTGGATCAAGGTCTTCAACCTAGAGCTGTAACTAGAGATTTGGATTGGGGAGTACCAGTTCCCGTAGAAGGAGCGGACGGGAAAGTGCTTTATGTATGGTTCGATGCCCCGATAGGATATATATCCGCCACTAAAGATTGGGCAACAAAAGCAGGAAAAGATTGGGAACCGTACTGGAAAAGCAACGACTCAAAATTAGTGCACTTCATAGGCAAAGACAATATTGTATTCCACTGTATTATTTTCCCTTCTATGCTTAAAGCGCATGGTGGATATATCTTGCCGGATAATGTTCCTGCTAACGAGTTCCTGAACTTAGAAGGAAATAAAATTTCCACATCAAGAAATTGGGCCGTGTGGTTGCATGAATACTTGGAAGACCTGCCAAATAAGCAAGATGTTCTTAGATATACATTATGCGCTAATGCCCCGGAAACCAAAGACAATGACTTCACATGGAAAGACTTCCAGCAAAGAAATAACAGCGAGCTTGTTGCTATCTTTGGAAATTTTGTAAACCGCTCGGTGGTTCTTACTCATAAGTATTATAATGGCAAAGTTCCTTCAGTTAATAAACTGGAGCCAATCGATCATGAAGTAATCAGCGCTATCAAAGAATTGCCTGCTAAAATAGGCAAGTCAATTGATTTGTATCGATTCAGAGAGGCTCTTCAATATATGATGGAATTGGCTAGAATCGGAAATAAATATTTGGCTGATACTGAACCTTGGAAATTGATTAAAACAGATGAGGAAAGTGTTGAAACCATTATGAATTTGAGCCTTCAGATTTCAGCCAACCTTTCTATTCTATGCGAGCCATTCTTGCCATTCACTGCTGATAAGCTACGCAGTATGCTTAACATGAACAAAGCTAATTGGAGCGAAGCTGGTTCTATAGAATTATTGGATGAGGGGCATGCTATCAACAAGGCTGAATTATTGTTCGAGAAGCTGGATGACAAATTTGTTGATACTCAAATCCAGAAGCTAGAAGACACAAAAAAAGCAAATGAGTTGGCTCAGAAGACGGTAGAACCTCAAAAAGAAGAAACTACTTTTGATGATTTCATGAAAATGGACATTAGGGTAGGGGAGATATTGGAAGCTGAAAAGCTCAAAAAATCGAAAAAATTGCTAAAATTAACCGTTGATACAGGGATCGATAAGAGAACTATACTTAGTGGAATTGCTCAATATTTCTCCCCTGAAGATGTCATTGGAAAGCAAGTTGTTGTGCTTGCCAACTTGGCTCCTAGGAAAATGATGGGGCATGAATCTCAAGGAATGATATTAATGGCTGAGGATAAAGACGGTTCCTTAACATTTGTCAGTCCATCAGATGCTGTAGCTAATGGAAGTCAAATAAGCTAA
- a CDS encoding acyl-CoA thioesterase: MNKFRKIEDSQIEITQLMLPSHANFSGKIHGGHLLSMMDQVAFASASKHSGRYCVTASVDRVEFLTPIEVGELVSLKAQVNFVGRTSMVVGIRVESENIQTGEKKHCNSSYFTMVAKDENGKSCPVPGLIIEKADDVRRFLRSANRIASMKNRKTTFKAAQGINFMAEEYLKELEAFNVQLDL, encoded by the coding sequence ATGAATAAGTTTAGAAAGATAGAAGATTCGCAAATCGAGATCACACAGTTGATGTTGCCTTCGCATGCGAATTTTAGCGGGAAGATTCATGGAGGACACTTATTGTCCATGATGGACCAAGTAGCTTTTGCCTCAGCATCCAAGCACTCTGGTAGATATTGTGTTACAGCATCGGTTGATAGAGTCGAATTTCTCACGCCTATCGAAGTCGGAGAATTGGTTAGTTTAAAAGCGCAAGTAAACTTTGTAGGCAGAACCTCAATGGTCGTTGGGATCAGAGTTGAATCTGAAAATATCCAAACTGGGGAAAAGAAGCATTGCAACTCATCATATTTCACTATGGTTGCTAAAGATGAAAATGGAAAATCTTGTCCCGTGCCTGGCTTGATTATCGAAAAAGCTGACGATGTAAGAAGGTTCTTAAGATCAGCAAATCGCATTGCCTCAATGAAAAATCGCAAGACAACTTTTAAAGCAGCCCAAGGAATTAATTTCATGGCTGAAGAATACTTGAAAGAGCTTGAAGCATTCAATGTTCAACTAGACCTATAA